One Bacillus amyloliquefaciens DSM 7 = ATCC 23350 DNA window includes the following coding sequences:
- a CDS encoding coproporphyrinogen III oxidase yields MQIKIDGITDDRLHRPLQNIANLFFEECVLAYGETEEPSDLVISLAISQDADSVSVSGEIKGTGEKEHHTKPLLAGWSEKEVFKQVKNTLSYVYLNLLQSHTGMTQKWGILTGIRPTKLLHKKLQSGLTKEEAHADLKKDYLIHDEKINLMQEIVDRQLAAVPDLYRVKDEVSIYIGIPFCPTKCAYCTFPAYAIQGQAGRVGSFLWGLHYEMQKIGEWLKQHDIKVTTIYFGGGTPTSITAEEMDLLYEEMVRSFPNVENIREITVEAGRPDTITEEKLAVLNKYKIDRISINPQSYENETLKAIGRHHTVEETIEKYHLSRKHGMNNINMDLIIGLPGEGTAEFRHSLDETEKLMPESLTVHTLSFKRASEMTRNKHKYKVADRQEVSRMMDDAVRWTKEHGYTPYYLYRQKNILGNLENVGYSFPGQESIYNIMIMEEVQTIIGIGCGAASKFIHPETGKITHFANPKDPKSYNDRFEHYTEEKIKYLDEMFVKSAL; encoded by the coding sequence TTGCAAATAAAAATAGACGGCATAACGGATGACAGGCTGCATCGTCCGCTGCAGAATATCGCGAATTTATTTTTTGAAGAGTGTGTTCTTGCGTACGGCGAAACGGAGGAACCTTCTGATCTCGTCATTTCACTTGCCATTTCTCAAGATGCAGACAGCGTGTCAGTATCGGGAGAAATCAAAGGAACCGGCGAAAAGGAGCATCACACGAAACCGCTTCTTGCCGGCTGGAGCGAAAAAGAAGTATTTAAACAGGTGAAAAATACGCTGTCGTACGTATACTTAAATCTTCTCCAATCACATACGGGCATGACACAAAAATGGGGAATCTTAACCGGCATCAGGCCTACTAAACTCCTTCATAAAAAGCTGCAAAGCGGCCTGACAAAAGAAGAAGCGCACGCCGATCTGAAAAAAGATTATCTGATACATGATGAAAAAATCAATCTGATGCAGGAGATTGTCGACCGCCAGCTCGCCGCGGTTCCCGATCTGTACCGGGTCAAAGATGAAGTCAGCATATATATCGGCATCCCGTTCTGCCCGACGAAATGCGCCTACTGCACGTTTCCGGCTTACGCCATCCAAGGACAGGCAGGCAGAGTCGGCTCCTTTTTATGGGGGCTTCACTATGAAATGCAGAAAATCGGAGAATGGCTGAAACAGCATGATATCAAAGTGACGACCATTTATTTCGGCGGCGGTACGCCGACAAGCATTACGGCTGAGGAAATGGACCTTTTATATGAAGAAATGGTCCGTTCTTTCCCGAATGTAGAGAATATCAGGGAGATTACCGTTGAAGCGGGACGACCCGACACGATTACGGAGGAAAAGCTTGCCGTTTTAAATAAGTATAAGATTGACAGAATCAGCATCAATCCGCAATCTTATGAAAACGAAACGCTTAAGGCCATCGGCAGACACCATACAGTTGAAGAAACCATCGAAAAATACCATCTTTCCCGCAAACACGGCATGAATAACATCAACATGGACTTGATTATCGGCCTGCCGGGAGAAGGGACGGCAGAGTTCAGGCACAGTCTTGATGAAACGGAAAAGCTGATGCCTGAATCTTTGACCGTTCATACGCTTTCTTTTAAACGGGCGTCAGAAATGACGAGAAACAAGCATAAGTATAAGGTTGCCGACAGGCAGGAAGTGTCCCGGATGATGGATGACGCCGTGCGCTGGACAAAAGAGCACGGCTATACGCCGTACTACTTGTACCGGCAGAAAAATATTCTCGGGAACCTTGAAAATGTCGGCTACTCCTTCCCGGGTCAGGAAAGCATCTACAACATTATGATTATGGAAGAGGTGCAGACGATTATCGGTATCGGCTGCGGCGCGGCAAGCAAATTCATTCATCCGGAAACCGGAAAAATCACGCACTTCGCCAATCCGAAAGACCCGAAATCATATAATGACCGATTCGAGCATTATACAGAAGAGAAAATAAAATACTTAGATGAGATGTTTGTCAAATCTGCATTATAA
- a CDS encoding lysine N(6)-hydroxylase/L-ornithine N(5)-oxygenase family protein, with translation MYDVIGAGIGPFNLGLAALLEDIPETSALFFDKKKEFAWHPGLLIKGTDLQVAFLADLVTLADPKSRYTFLNFLHEHDRLYRFYTFNEFDIPRREFNDYLSWAASEIKSCRFGSEVIDVKNAGGHYDVSVKNIEDGSISVYQTKHFVMGTGSEPLIPAEIDDEARQDTMVSTEYLFRKDELAGAESITVVGSGQSAAEIFSDLLQDEQYRRCRLQWVTRSAGFRELETAKLGQEMFTPDYVEYFNRLPFQERLNTLPELDGLRHGIDSDTLAAIYDALYHRSISGGSPDVYIQPMAELEKIEKQNGRCVLSFHQWQMDESFTADSEKVILATGFKPHIPEWFTAISPDIEWEDEKRFKVTADSRLVFKDDRRHHFFTLTNLDHAHGTGATNLKLSVYRNQKIINTILGREHFSINKKTAFQQFLPARKN, from the coding sequence ATGTATGATGTCATAGGAGCGGGAATCGGGCCGTTTAATTTAGGCCTTGCCGCATTGTTAGAGGATATACCCGAAACAAGCGCTCTTTTTTTCGATAAAAAGAAAGAATTTGCGTGGCATCCGGGCCTGTTAATTAAAGGAACGGATTTACAGGTGGCGTTTCTGGCGGATCTTGTCACGCTCGCTGATCCGAAAAGCCGCTACACGTTTTTAAATTTTCTCCATGAGCATGACCGGCTGTACCGGTTTTACACGTTTAATGAATTTGATATTCCAAGACGTGAGTTTAATGACTATTTAAGCTGGGCAGCTTCAGAAATCAAATCATGCCGTTTCGGCTCAGAGGTGATTGACGTGAAAAATGCCGGCGGGCATTATGACGTCAGCGTTAAGAACATCGAGGACGGCAGCATCAGTGTCTATCAAACGAAGCATTTCGTTATGGGAACGGGTTCTGAGCCGCTTATTCCCGCAGAGATTGATGACGAAGCGCGTCAGGACACGATGGTCAGCACGGAATATTTGTTTCGGAAAGATGAGCTCGCCGGCGCCGAATCAATCACAGTAGTCGGTTCCGGACAGAGCGCAGCGGAGATTTTTTCTGATTTATTGCAAGATGAACAATACCGCCGCTGCCGGCTGCAATGGGTGACACGTTCCGCCGGATTTCGAGAATTAGAAACCGCCAAGCTCGGGCAGGAAATGTTTACACCCGATTATGTGGAATATTTTAACCGCCTGCCTTTTCAAGAACGGCTGAACACACTGCCGGAGCTGGACGGACTGCGTCACGGCATTGATTCTGACACACTTGCCGCCATTTATGACGCCCTGTATCACAGGTCGATCAGCGGAGGTTCGCCTGATGTATATATTCAGCCGATGGCGGAGCTTGAAAAAATTGAAAAGCAAAACGGGCGCTGTGTACTGAGCTTTCATCAATGGCAGATGGATGAAAGCTTTACGGCCGATTCAGAAAAAGTAATTTTGGCGACCGGCTTTAAACCTCATATTCCGGAATGGTTTACGGCAATTTCTCCCGATATCGAATGGGAGGATGAGAAACGGTTTAAAGTGACGGCAGATTCCCGTCTTGTGTTTAAGGACGATAGGCGGCATCATTTTTTCACGTTAACGAATCTTGATCATGCCCACGGAACGGGCGCTACGAATTTGAAGCTGTCTGTTTACAGAAACCAAAAAATCATCAATACGATTCTGGGAAGAGAGCATTTCTCCATTAACAAAAAAACAGCTTTTCAGCAATTTCTTCCCGCGCGAAAAAACTGA
- a CDS encoding cation:proton antiporter codes for MDHLVFEVGTALVLVAIASVIANKIKFSIIPFLIILGMLVGPHAPQAGIIDLTFIESREVIEFFGRMGVLFLLFYLGLEFSVGKLVKSGRSIAAGGTIYILINFSLGLIYGFITGFSFLEVLVLAGVITISSSAIVAKVLVDLKRTANPETELILGIIMFEDIFLAVYLSVVSGLVLGDATSVGGALLSIVIAFGYMLLFFIAARKLPPLLNKLLDIRSNEVFVIVIFAALFFIAGFSETIHVAEAIGALLLGLVFSETAHSDRIEHLVVPFRDFFGAMFFFSFGLSIDPFSLGDAVWLALGAVLLTIAGNFIAGMIAGRRAGLSHKASSNIGLTIVSRGEFSIIVANLGIAGGLSASLKPFAALYVLILAILGPLLTKESKRIYLLLNSVFKWKKPEKKLQKS; via the coding sequence ATGGACCATCTCGTATTTGAAGTCGGTACGGCGCTAGTTCTTGTGGCCATTGCGAGTGTCATCGCCAATAAAATTAAATTTTCCATCATTCCCTTCCTGATCATTTTAGGGATGCTTGTCGGGCCGCACGCCCCCCAAGCGGGCATCATTGACCTGACGTTTATCGAAAGCCGGGAAGTTATTGAATTTTTTGGACGGATGGGCGTCCTGTTCCTCCTCTTTTACCTCGGACTTGAATTCTCGGTCGGAAAATTAGTGAAATCCGGTCGCTCCATCGCCGCCGGGGGAACGATTTATATTCTGATTAATTTCAGTTTAGGACTGATATACGGCTTTATCACGGGCTTTTCCTTTTTGGAAGTGCTTGTATTGGCCGGTGTTATCACGATATCATCAAGCGCCATTGTCGCAAAGGTGCTTGTCGACTTAAAACGCACGGCCAATCCGGAAACGGAGCTGATTCTCGGCATCATTATGTTTGAGGATATCTTTCTGGCGGTTTACTTATCCGTCGTTTCCGGACTTGTACTTGGAGACGCGACGTCTGTCGGGGGCGCGCTGCTGTCAATCGTGATCGCTTTCGGATACATGCTGCTGTTTTTCATTGCCGCGAGAAAATTGCCGCCTCTTCTGAACAAACTGCTGGATATCCGTTCAAACGAGGTATTTGTCATTGTCATTTTCGCCGCGCTCTTTTTCATCGCCGGCTTTTCCGAAACAATTCATGTCGCTGAAGCGATCGGCGCGCTCTTGCTCGGGCTCGTGTTTTCGGAGACAGCCCATTCTGACAGGATTGAACACCTTGTCGTGCCGTTCCGTGACTTTTTCGGAGCCATGTTTTTCTTCAGTTTCGGTCTGAGCATTGACCCGTTTTCACTGGGAGATGCGGTATGGCTTGCCCTCGGCGCCGTTCTGCTGACGATTGCCGGAAACTTTATCGCCGGCATGATTGCCGGGCGCCGGGCGGGGCTTTCTCATAAAGCATCGTCTAACATCGGGCTGACCATTGTCTCCCGCGGCGAATTCTCCATTATCGTTGCAAATCTCGGCATCGCCGGCGGCCTGTCCGCCTCACTCAAGCCGTTCGCCGCCTTATATGTGTTGATACTGGCCATTCTCGGCCCTTTGCTCACGAAAGAATCGAAGCGGATATATCTCCTGTTGAACAGTGTTTTCAAATGGAAAAAGCCTGAAAAGAAGCTGCAGAAATCATAA
- a CDS encoding cation:proton antiporter regulatory subunit, with amino-acid sequence MNIKENDLPGIGKKFEIETRNHEKMTIIIHDDGRREIYRFDDRDPDELLASISLDDAEARQIAAIIGGMVYKPQALESIEMAFSDLIIEWFKVEKGAKAAGRTLGELDVRQNYDVTVIAIIKHNQKKFLNPGADSLLEANDTLVLSGERKHLKKLIQDFLTRDGV; translated from the coding sequence ATGAATATTAAAGAAAACGATCTGCCCGGCATCGGAAAAAAATTCGAAATCGAAACGAGAAACCATGAAAAAATGACGATCATTATTCATGATGACGGCAGGCGGGAAATTTACAGATTTGATGACCGAGACCCCGATGAGCTTCTGGCAAGCATTTCACTTGATGATGCAGAAGCAAGGCAGATTGCCGCGATTATCGGCGGGATGGTGTACAAACCGCAGGCGCTTGAATCAATTGAAATGGCGTTCAGCGATCTGATCATCGAATGGTTCAAAGTTGAAAAAGGAGCAAAAGCGGCCGGGCGGACGCTCGGCGAACTGGATGTGCGCCAGAACTATGATGTGACGGTGATCGCCATCATTAAGCATAACCAGAAAAAGTTTTTAAACCCTGGCGCTGATTCGCTCCTTGAAGCAAACGATACACTCGTTCTCTCAGGCGAAAGAAAGCATCTGAAGAAACTGATCCAAGACTTCCTCACCAGAGACGGAGTGTGA
- a CDS encoding enoyl-CoA hydratase codes for MQYIRYEEKGKIAEIVLNRPDSYNALNEQMLRELENACVMAADSEALIVLLRGEGRGFSAGGDIQMMTSEHDSGEYERLMKMIESITLTLYDMKKIVIAAIHGAAAGLGLSFALCADVVLAEENARLAMNFIGIGLVPDGGGHYLLMRRVGEIEAKKLIWSGEKLPAEKAVRLKLADGLFSGDPAAGAKPYIDRLLHAPLSAMIETKAIYQSLHISRLKDVLSLERKAQENMRKTDDHKEGIRAFLEKRTPQFNR; via the coding sequence ATGCAGTATATTCGATATGAAGAAAAGGGAAAGATCGCAGAGATAGTGTTGAACCGGCCTGACAGTTACAATGCGCTGAATGAACAAATGCTGCGGGAATTAGAGAATGCATGCGTCATGGCAGCTGACAGTGAGGCGCTTATCGTCCTTTTGAGGGGGGAAGGCAGGGGATTTTCCGCAGGCGGTGATATTCAGATGATGACGTCGGAACATGATTCAGGAGAATATGAACGGCTCATGAAAATGATCGAATCCATTACACTGACCCTCTATGATATGAAAAAAATTGTGATAGCCGCCATCCACGGGGCCGCGGCGGGGCTCGGGCTGAGTTTTGCGCTGTGCGCCGATGTGGTGCTCGCAGAAGAAAACGCCCGCCTCGCGATGAATTTCATCGGCATCGGGCTGGTTCCCGACGGAGGAGGCCATTACTTATTAATGAGACGCGTCGGTGAGATCGAAGCGAAAAAGCTGATTTGGAGTGGTGAAAAATTGCCGGCTGAAAAAGCGGTGCGGCTCAAGCTTGCCGACGGGCTGTTCAGCGGTGACCCTGCGGCGGGGGCAAAACCGTATATCGACCGATTGCTACATGCGCCGCTGTCAGCAATGATTGAAACGAAGGCTATCTATCAAAGCCTCCATATCAGCCGGTTAAAAGATGTTTTGTCTCTTGAACGAAAGGCCCAGGAAAATATGAGAAAAACGGATGATCATAAAGAGGGCATCCGCGCCTTTTTAGAAAAGCGGACGCCGCAGTTTAACCGGTAA
- a CDS encoding YhzD family protein, translating to MGQFVLTAFHASGETLLNERIEAENEAEAKAAGEALLKEKKLENNTHRLVNEAGKLILFHR from the coding sequence ATGGGACAATTTGTATTGACCGCATTCCACGCATCGGGGGAAACACTGCTGAATGAACGGATCGAAGCAGAAAATGAGGCGGAGGCGAAAGCCGCCGGAGAGGCTTTATTAAAAGAAAAAAAGCTTGAGAACAATACTCATCGCTTGGTGAATGAAGCCGGAAAGCTGATTTTATTTCACAGATAA
- a CDS encoding ABC transporter ATP-binding protein produces MLTIEHVTKTFGSFTAVDNLNLQIPEREMFGLLGANGAGKTTTFRMILGLLSLTDGNIRWKGQPVNYSISEKIGYLPEERGLYPKVRVSDQLVYLARLKGMRKKDAEKELITWLERFGITDYKNKKVEELSKGNQQKIQFISAVLHKPELLILDEPFSGLDPVNVELLKEAVISLKNSGVSIVFSSHRMEHVEELCENLCILQKGKPVVQGNLKDIKRSFGKKNITVHSDDDLSFLKTHEGVVKWKETNDGIRLQVANEPVSQDIFQALQGKGFIRKFELEEPSLHDIFIEKVGAVYE; encoded by the coding sequence GTGCTTACAATTGAACACGTGACGAAAACATTCGGCAGCTTTACCGCTGTTGATAATTTGAACCTGCAAATACCTGAAAGGGAGATGTTCGGGCTGCTCGGCGCAAACGGCGCGGGAAAAACGACGACCTTTCGGATGATTTTGGGTCTTTTAAGCCTGACTGACGGAAATATCAGATGGAAAGGGCAGCCGGTCAATTATTCTATCAGCGAAAAAATCGGCTATCTCCCGGAAGAGCGGGGGCTGTACCCGAAAGTGAGAGTGAGTGACCAGCTTGTCTATCTTGCGAGATTAAAAGGAATGAGAAAAAAAGATGCGGAAAAAGAGCTCATCACATGGCTTGAGCGGTTCGGCATTACAGATTACAAGAATAAGAAAGTCGAAGAGCTGTCAAAAGGAAACCAGCAGAAAATCCAGTTCATTTCCGCTGTCCTGCATAAGCCTGAGCTGCTGATTCTCGATGAACCTTTCAGCGGCCTTGATCCGGTGAATGTCGAGCTGCTGAAAGAAGCCGTTATTTCTTTAAAAAACAGCGGCGTTTCCATCGTTTTTTCTAGCCACCGAATGGAGCATGTGGAAGAGCTTTGCGAGAATCTATGCATTCTCCAAAAGGGAAAACCTGTCGTTCAAGGCAATCTGAAAGACATTAAGCGGTCTTTCGGCAAAAAAAATATCACCGTTCATTCAGATGACGATCTCAGCTTTTTAAAAACGCATGAAGGTGTCGTGAAATGGAAGGAAACAAATGACGGGATCAGGCTGCAGGTCGCGAATGAACCGGTGTCTCAGGATATTTTTCAGGCGCTGCAAGGGAAAGGTTTTATACGGAAGTTTGAATTGGAAGAGCCGTCACTGCATGATATTTTTATAGAAAAGGTGGGGGCCGTTTATGAATAA
- a CDS encoding ABC transporter permease — protein sequence MNKFWIMLFHTYKNKITTKSFIISTAITVLLVLAVTNLQSIISVFQSDDGKQQIAVIDETGGLYPAFAKQLKAADTDNDLQAMQTKESEKDAVKRVKDGEWDGLFIIRQDQKGTITGAYKALTISDESAYKLLKQALTQTKTAVETAKLGISAEKVSSLYTPPEVSKDALEKGAKSEEELGQVMGLVYIMLFVIYFSVIMYASMIAMEVATEKSSRVMEILISSMPPIQQMFAKLFGIALVGITQFAVLLAAGFLSLKLNPQNDESSPISAFLNFTDVPVSTIVYAVIFYLLGYFLYATLAAFLGSVVSRIEDVQQTIQPMVFLIVAGFMIAMFGLGNPDAGFITVTSYIPFFTPMIMFLRVGMLDIPFWQAAAGIALTLVTIVIFATVGAKIYKGGVLIYGNAGGFKAIKQALRISKK from the coding sequence ATGAATAAATTTTGGATTATGCTGTTTCATACATATAAAAACAAAATTACGACAAAGTCATTCATTATTTCGACCGCCATTACCGTTTTATTAGTTTTAGCGGTGACCAACCTGCAATCGATCATTTCAGTGTTCCAATCGGATGACGGCAAGCAGCAAATCGCGGTGATTGATGAAACGGGCGGGCTGTACCCGGCATTTGCAAAACAGCTTAAAGCGGCGGATACAGACAATGATTTGCAGGCGATGCAGACGAAGGAGTCCGAAAAAGATGCCGTAAAGCGTGTCAAAGATGGTGAATGGGACGGGCTTTTTATCATCAGACAAGATCAAAAAGGAACGATAACAGGAGCCTACAAGGCGCTGACCATTTCTGATGAATCAGCGTATAAACTTCTCAAGCAGGCTTTAACACAGACAAAGACCGCTGTTGAAACCGCCAAGCTCGGCATTTCGGCAGAAAAAGTCAGCAGCCTCTACACTCCGCCTGAAGTCAGCAAAGACGCGCTGGAAAAAGGGGCGAAATCTGAGGAAGAGCTCGGTCAGGTGATGGGGCTTGTATACATCATGCTGTTTGTCATCTACTTTTCAGTCATCATGTACGCAAGCATGATTGCGATGGAAGTTGCGACGGAAAAATCGTCACGGGTCATGGAAATTTTAATTTCAAGCATGCCGCCGATTCAGCAGATGTTTGCCAAACTGTTCGGTATCGCGCTTGTCGGGATCACACAGTTTGCGGTGCTGCTTGCGGCGGGTTTTCTCTCACTGAAGCTGAACCCTCAAAATGATGAGTCGTCGCCGATCAGTGCATTTCTCAATTTTACGGATGTTCCCGTCTCGACGATTGTCTATGCCGTCATTTTCTATCTGCTCGGCTATTTTCTTTACGCGACGCTTGCCGCGTTTCTCGGCAGTGTTGTCAGCCGGATAGAGGATGTGCAGCAGACGATTCAGCCAATGGTTTTTTTAATCGTGGCAGGTTTTATGATCGCCATGTTCGGCCTCGGCAATCCTGATGCGGGCTTTATTACCGTTACATCTTACATTCCGTTTTTCACGCCGATGATTATGTTTTTACGCGTCGGGATGCTCGATATCCCGTTTTGGCAGGCGGCGGCCGGAATCGCCCTGACTCTGGTCACAATCGTGATCTTTGCAACGGTCGGCGCGAAAATTTACAAAGGCGGCGTTTTGATTTACGGAAACGCCGGCGGATTCAAAGCGATCAAACAAGCGCTGCGCATCTCCAAAAAATAA
- a CDS encoding metallophosphoesterase family protein, which translates to MADLTFIHAADLHLDSPFYGISHLPEPVYARIKESTFHSVRRLTDGALGERVDFVLLSGDLFDEANRSLKAQLFLRKQFTRLQEADIQVFVIFGNHDHLGGEWTPIEWPENVHIFTSDTPEEKSFFKNGELAASIYGCSYQERSVTANQAARYRKMTGAPYHIGMLHGTLSGAEGHDPYCPFTKEDLEKSGMDYWALGHIHKRQVLSAQHPAAIYPGNIQARHLKETGPKGYYLVRAANGEMSWEFKEAHDVLWEEIDLDISGAEHMTSLMKAATDSFSGLRAAGRPACIRLVLRGAAPRFWTEAPAGIAEELLSALQEEEAEEECFVWPLAIEDRTDETDTVPPDPFFKGLLQDIEQCADMSGGFEALERHPVYRRQMTSFTDAEVLDIKRQAQAVLKRQLKELQR; encoded by the coding sequence ATGGCTGATCTGACGTTTATTCATGCCGCTGACCTGCATCTGGACAGCCCGTTTTACGGCATTTCGCATCTGCCTGAACCGGTATATGCGCGTATTAAAGAAAGCACATTTCACAGCGTCCGCCGTCTTACGGACGGGGCGCTCGGGGAGCGGGTCGATTTCGTGCTGCTTTCGGGGGATCTGTTTGACGAAGCCAACAGAAGTTTAAAAGCCCAGCTGTTTTTGAGAAAACAGTTTACCAGATTGCAGGAAGCGGATATCCAAGTGTTCGTCATATTCGGCAACCATGATCATTTGGGCGGTGAGTGGACACCGATTGAATGGCCTGAAAATGTACATATATTCACCTCGGATACACCGGAGGAAAAATCTTTCTTTAAAAACGGAGAGCTTGCGGCAAGCATATACGGATGCAGCTATCAGGAAAGAAGCGTAACGGCCAATCAGGCCGCCCGGTACCGGAAAATGACCGGCGCGCCTTATCATATCGGCATGCTCCACGGCACGTTATCAGGAGCGGAAGGACATGATCCGTACTGCCCGTTTACGAAAGAAGACCTTGAAAAGAGCGGCATGGATTACTGGGCGCTCGGACACATTCATAAACGGCAGGTTCTTTCCGCTCAGCATCCCGCCGCCATTTACCCCGGAAATATTCAAGCCCGCCATCTAAAAGAAACCGGCCCTAAGGGATATTATCTCGTCCGGGCGGCAAACGGTGAGATGTCTTGGGAATTCAAAGAAGCGCACGATGTGTTATGGGAGGAAATTGACCTTGATATTTCCGGAGCTGAACATATGACCTCACTTATGAAAGCCGCCACGGATTCGTTCTCAGGCTTGCGTGCGGCGGGCCGCCCGGCATGTATCAGGCTGGTGCTCCGCGGTGCGGCGCCCCGCTTTTGGACGGAGGCGCCCGCAGGGATCGCAGAGGAGCTCCTTTCCGCTTTACAGGAGGAAGAGGCCGAAGAGGAATGTTTCGTCTGGCCGCTTGCGATTGAGGATCGGACGGATGAAACAGACACCGTCCCGCCCGATCCGTTTTTTAAAGGGCTGCTTCAGGACATAGAACAATGCGCGGACATGAGTGGTGGGTTTGAAGCGCTCGAGCGTCATCCCGTATATCGGCGGCAGATGACTTCATTTACAGATGCAGAGGTGCTGGACATTAAGCGGCAGGCCCAAGCCGTTTTAAAGCGACAGCTGAAGGAGCTTCAGCGATGA